In Zhaonella formicivorans, one DNA window encodes the following:
- a CDS encoding YIEGIA family protein translates to MDKYGLIILVSIIMGTVARLLMLRTDYRFYPGYPHGYVTHISVGFIAAALGAVAVPALAEKDFTAVTFLALAAQQFREIRNMEREALAKLEKRELVPRGLDYIEGIAKVFEARNYLVMGTSLLVSFVSYFSNYIWGIASGIAAFVIAKMLMRGETIADIATIQAARLHFEGPFLKADEIVIMNVGLKKAQEKIMRDGLAVRIIPKNDNGRLTLHDAGQRQAIIHTAAALLGTKREIGEAEWTPLARKNLDTGEVCLFIIPNEPDLDCLIEAVKRTPVLESAKRRPLATTIGKAAAD, encoded by the coding sequence GTGGATAAATACGGTCTAATTATATTGGTTAGTATAATTATGGGCACAGTGGCCAGGCTCTTAATGCTAAGAACCGATTACCGTTTTTATCCGGGCTACCCCCATGGCTATGTAACCCACATATCGGTTGGCTTCATTGCTGCAGCCTTGGGGGCGGTAGCTGTTCCAGCGCTGGCCGAAAAAGATTTTACCGCAGTCACGTTTTTGGCGCTAGCGGCTCAGCAATTTCGTGAGATTAGAAATATGGAGAGGGAAGCGTTGGCAAAACTAGAAAAGAGAGAACTGGTGCCAAGAGGCTTAGATTATATTGAAGGAATTGCCAAAGTGTTTGAAGCGCGCAATTATTTGGTCATGGGGACTTCTTTGCTGGTTAGTTTTGTCAGCTATTTCTCAAACTATATATGGGGAATCGCTTCAGGGATAGCAGCTTTTGTGATCGCCAAAATGTTGATGCGGGGCGAAACTATCGCCGATATTGCCACTATTCAAGCGGCCCGACTTCATTTTGAAGGTCCTTTTTTAAAAGCAGATGAAATTGTAATCATGAATGTGGGCCTGAAAAAAGCACAAGAAAAAATCATGCGCGATGGTTTGGCAGTGCGAATAATTCCTAAAAACGATAACGGACGATTGACATTGCATGATGCAGGACAAAGACAAGCAATTATCCATACAGCAGCAGCTTTGTTGGGAACGAAGAGAGAAATTGGCGAAGCGGAGTGGACTCCATTGGCACGAAAGAATTTAGATACAGGAGAAGTCTGTTTATTTATAATTCCAAACGAGCCTGATCTTGACTGCTTAATTGAGGCAGTCAAAAGAACACCGGTTTTAGAGAGCGCAAAGCGCAGGCCGCTTGCTACCACGATTGGTAAAGCTGCTGCAGATTAA
- a CDS encoding capping complex subunit for YIEGIA: MEFEGLQAIIVTEDSKNKVLPGGTPVFIAENEREQQQLATVFSRVLSAMAHDLENGVLIIVKH; encoded by the coding sequence ATGGAGTTTGAGGGATTACAGGCCATCATCGTAACAGAGGATAGCAAAAACAAAGTACTGCCGGGGGGAACTCCGGTTTTTATAGCCGAAAATGAAAGGGAACAACAGCAGTTAGCCACTGTTTTTAGCAGAGTGCTTAGTGCTATGGCGCACGACCTGGAAAACGGTGTTTTAATTATTGTAAAACATTGA
- a CDS encoding DUF3189 family protein, whose translation MNIIYHCYGGAHSSVTAAAIHLGWLSHSKIPTAEDLMKLPYFDVQISDDHGVFRFLGRDESGNRIFIIGRRNLGSNFENLVYGLADIFEVPKEDMLLVNTMPFVNWMMVLGGFLSRGLKIPLIGRPIVIKGVQHSFFKFVALVEKVKSIYPPYYLPEQSFRSVLS comes from the coding sequence ATGAATATAATTTATCATTGTTATGGAGGAGCTCACTCTTCGGTGACTGCAGCAGCAATACACCTTGGATGGCTTTCTCATTCCAAAATACCAACTGCGGAGGATCTGATGAAACTTCCCTATTTCGACGTGCAAATTAGCGATGACCATGGAGTTTTTCGTTTTCTGGGCAGGGATGAATCCGGTAACCGCATTTTTATTATCGGCAGAAGAAATCTGGGGAGCAATTTTGAAAACTTAGTGTATGGATTGGCAGATATCTTCGAGGTTCCAAAAGAAGATATGCTTCTGGTAAATACCATGCCTTTTGTTAATTGGATGATGGTGCTAGGAGGGTTTTTATCCAGAGGTTTGAAGATACCTTTAATTGGAAGGCCAATTGTGATTAAGGGAGTACAACACTCCTTTTTTAAATTCGTTGCTTTGGTGGAAAAGGTGAAAAGCATCTACCCACCTTACTATTTACCCGAGCAAAGTTTTAGGAGTGTATTAAGTTGA
- a CDS encoding DUF3189 family protein, with amino-acid sequence MIIIYYCQTGKYAALAAAGLHLKVLNTSMKLKELVTFFKSYEQPIFLPIYIGEDSEGRKIYALGTAMEKKLTAKIIDSFQQTFYAGKEAVATIDVLPQLSFFVLLLVRLLPLRYFNWLGDRIIAFAIWQNLQVIQKQIRNQLLSLTSGSE; translated from the coding sequence TTGATAATAATTTATTATTGCCAAACTGGAAAGTATGCTGCTTTAGCTGCTGCAGGCCTGCATTTAAAGGTGCTAAATACCAGCATGAAATTGAAAGAACTTGTAACCTTTTTTAAAAGTTACGAGCAGCCGATATTTCTACCCATTTATATAGGGGAAGATTCAGAAGGGAGAAAAATTTACGCTCTAGGCACAGCCATGGAAAAAAAACTGACGGCTAAAATTATCGATAGTTTCCAACAAACATTTTACGCCGGTAAAGAAGCGGTTGCTACAATTGACGTTTTGCCTCAGCTGAGTTTTTTCGTGTTGCTGCTGGTGCGCCTCTTACCTTTGCGTTATTTCAACTGGCTCGGCGATAGAATTATAGCATTTGCTATCTGGCAAAACCTCCAGGTTATCCAAAAACAAATTCGTAATCAACTATTAAGCTTGACTAGCGGTAGCGAATAA
- a CDS encoding DUF512 domain-containing protein, protein MGTLPRTRGAKIAEVIPESIAAELELEPGDKLIKINNQTIDDQIAYRYLQADEYVELYIEKKNGEEWIIEVEKDPDEDLGLVFAEATFDGIKECRNKCIFCFVDQMPANLRESLYVKDDDYRYSFLFGNFITLTNLRTADMERIVQWRLSPLYVSIHTTNPELRKKMLGNRNAGKILEQLHYLIDNGIKIHGQIVLVPGVNDGEELKKTIEDLAEFAPGMLSLAVVPVGLTGNRSGLEPLHPFNRQSAKEVLRLVESYQQFFLEKIGSRFVFAADEFFILAEEEIPESSYYEEYPQLENGVGLVRLFVDDFHRIKNSWPHEFKVKDPVVILTGKSAFGMLQDLIKQLKEKWPKLNVQLLAVPNIFFGPTVTVAGLLTGRDLIHSLSSNALPREAKVLFPDIALKDGEFFLDGLRVEDVENCTGYKLEPVPTTPRGLLEAVTGIKNAAEEV, encoded by the coding sequence GTGGGGACGCTGCCAAGAACACGAGGCGCTAAAATTGCTGAAGTTATCCCCGAAAGTATAGCCGCAGAGCTTGAACTTGAACCGGGGGACAAATTAATAAAAATAAACAACCAAACTATCGATGACCAAATTGCCTACAGGTACCTGCAGGCTGATGAGTATGTGGAACTCTACATCGAAAAAAAAAACGGAGAAGAATGGATTATAGAAGTAGAAAAAGATCCCGATGAAGATTTGGGACTGGTTTTTGCGGAAGCAACTTTTGACGGCATAAAGGAATGCCGCAACAAATGTATCTTTTGTTTCGTAGATCAGATGCCCGCAAATCTTAGAGAAAGTTTGTATGTAAAAGACGATGATTACCGCTATTCTTTTCTCTTTGGTAACTTCATAACTTTGACGAATTTGCGGACGGCTGATATGGAACGAATTGTCCAGTGGCGGTTAAGCCCGCTCTATGTTTCCATCCATACCACCAATCCGGAGTTGCGAAAAAAAATGCTTGGCAACCGTAATGCCGGCAAAATTTTAGAACAGCTACACTACCTAATAGACAACGGGATAAAAATCCATGGTCAAATTGTACTGGTACCTGGAGTCAACGACGGCGAAGAATTAAAAAAAACTATCGAGGATCTGGCTGAATTTGCGCCGGGCATGCTGTCTTTGGCGGTAGTGCCGGTGGGGTTAACAGGCAATAGGTCTGGACTGGAGCCACTGCATCCTTTTAACCGGCAATCGGCAAAAGAAGTCCTTAGGTTGGTAGAAAGCTATCAGCAGTTTTTTCTAGAAAAAATAGGTTCTAGATTTGTGTTTGCTGCTGATGAGTTTTTTATTCTAGCTGAAGAAGAGATTCCTGAAAGCAGCTATTACGAAGAATACCCACAGCTTGAAAATGGCGTGGGTCTTGTAAGGTTATTTGTCGACGACTTTCACAGGATTAAAAACAGTTGGCCCCATGAGTTCAAAGTTAAGGATCCCGTGGTAATCTTAACCGGCAAATCAGCTTTCGGTATGCTGCAAGACCTAATCAAACAACTAAAAGAAAAGTGGCCAAAACTAAATGTGCAATTGTTAGCAGTGCCTAATATTTTTTTTGGACCTACCGTAACAGTTGCGGGATTGTTAACCGGCAGGGATTTAATTCATAGTTTAAGCAGTAATGCCTTACCTAGGGAAGCAAAGGTTCTGTTTCCCGATATTGCGCTCAAGGATGGGGAGTTTTTTTTAGATGGATTAAGAGTAGAGGATGTGGAAAATTGCACTGGTTATAAATTAGAGCCTGTACCTACTACTCCCAGGGGACTTTTGGAAGCGGTTACCGGTATAAAAAACGCTGCGGAGGAGGTGTAA
- the der gene encoding ribosome biogenesis GTPase Der: MAKPVVAIVGRPNVGKSTLFNRLTGRRKAIVEDVPGVTRDRLYEEAEWQNKKFTVIDTGGIQWDNDPISFQVKKQAELAIEQADVIVFVVDARAGLLADDEEVAAILRKAGKPVIVAVNKVENFADQPVYEFYKLGLGEPVPISAAHGMNTGDLLDKIVQSFPVHPEDDYPADVIKIAVIGRPNVGKSSLVNNFLGEKRVIVSDVPGTTRDAIDSLFSYEGRNYLIIDTAGMRKKGKINDPIERYSVLRSLKAVDRADVVLMLIDATEGVTEQDKKIAGYAHEQGKASVIVVNKWDAVQKNDKTMNQFDENIREQLGFMQYAPTMYISALTGRRVWKLLELIDFVAEQANRRIPTNVLNQLISEIVALNPPPTDKGKALKIFYATQAGVKPPTFVLFVNEPELLHFSYRRHIENQLRQAFGFEGNPLRIVIRRRTGE, translated from the coding sequence ATGGCTAAACCTGTAGTGGCAATTGTTGGCAGGCCAAATGTAGGCAAATCGACCCTTTTTAACAGGTTAACCGGGAGAAGGAAAGCCATAGTTGAAGACGTTCCTGGAGTTACCAGGGATAGGCTTTATGAGGAAGCCGAATGGCAGAATAAAAAATTTACGGTTATTGATACAGGCGGAATACAGTGGGATAACGATCCCATTTCCTTTCAGGTTAAAAAGCAGGCGGAACTGGCTATTGAACAGGCTGATGTAATTGTTTTTGTGGTTGACGCCAGGGCGGGTTTGTTAGCAGATGACGAAGAAGTGGCAGCAATTTTGAGAAAAGCTGGCAAGCCAGTAATTGTGGCTGTAAATAAAGTGGAAAACTTTGCCGACCAGCCAGTATATGAATTCTACAAGCTGGGGCTGGGGGAGCCGGTTCCCATTTCTGCGGCCCACGGGATGAATACCGGCGACCTCCTGGATAAGATTGTGCAAAGTTTTCCGGTCCACCCGGAGGATGATTATCCTGCTGATGTCATTAAAATTGCGGTTATTGGTCGTCCTAACGTAGGTAAGTCTTCACTGGTGAATAATTTTCTGGGTGAGAAACGGGTAATAGTCAGCGATGTCCCAGGTACAACCAGGGATGCCATTGATTCCTTGTTTAGTTATGAAGGCAGAAATTACTTGATCATTGATACGGCTGGAATGCGCAAAAAAGGAAAGATAAATGATCCAATAGAGCGTTACAGTGTATTAAGGTCATTGAAGGCTGTCGATAGAGCAGATGTTGTTTTAATGCTGATTGATGCTACGGAAGGCGTTACGGAACAGGATAAAAAAATAGCCGGTTATGCCCACGAGCAAGGGAAGGCTTCGGTAATTGTAGTAAATAAATGGGATGCAGTACAAAAAAATGATAAAACCATGAATCAATTTGATGAAAATATTCGTGAACAATTAGGCTTTATGCAGTATGCCCCCACCATGTACATTTCCGCCCTGACAGGCCGGCGGGTATGGAAATTGTTAGAGCTGATTGATTTTGTAGCTGAACAAGCCAACAGGCGAATACCGACAAATGTACTAAATCAGCTAATATCAGAAATTGTTGCTTTAAATCCACCCCCGACCGATAAAGGTAAAGCTTTAAAAATTTTTTATGCTACTCAAGCAGGAGTTAAACCTCCTACTTTTGTGTTATTCGTTAATGAACCTGAGTTACTGCATTTTTCTTACCGGCGGCACATTGAAAATCAATTGCGGCAAGCTTTTGGCTTTGAGGGAAATCCGCTTCGAATTGTTATACGCCGGAGAACAGGTGAATAG
- a CDS encoding NAD(P)H-dependent glycerol-3-phosphate dehydrogenase, giving the protein MQHIAVLGAGSWGTALAIHLAQQGYEVRLWARNPEHVDSLSSHRENRRYLPGIKLESTIVPTTELDWAVNSALAVVVAVPSHAVRQTVRSIKSMLKPQTVIINTAKGLEENTLLRLSQVIAQEAGGLGEVAVLSGPSHAEEVSRFLPTAIVAASTKRKVAEFVQDLFMSPHFRVYTNPDVCGVEIGGALKNVIALATGIADGLGFGDNTRAALMTRGLTEIARLGVSLKAEPLTFAGLTGIGDLIVTCSSMHSRNRRAGMQLGQGIPLEQVLENMGMVVEGVKTTKAAMSLARKLGVEMPITAEIYNVLFSGKEPLQSVTDLMQRQKTHEVEEVVHGSRIW; this is encoded by the coding sequence ATGCAACATATTGCTGTTTTGGGAGCCGGCAGCTGGGGGACTGCTCTTGCCATACACCTGGCCCAGCAAGGTTACGAAGTACGTTTATGGGCCAGAAATCCGGAGCATGTGGACAGTTTAAGCAGCCATAGGGAAAATAGGCGCTATCTCCCTGGAATCAAGTTAGAAAGCACTATCGTTCCTACAACGGAGCTGGATTGGGCAGTCAATTCAGCTCTGGCTGTTGTTGTTGCAGTACCTTCCCATGCCGTACGACAAACTGTGAGGAGTATAAAAAGTATGCTTAAGCCTCAAACTGTGATCATTAATACGGCTAAAGGCCTGGAAGAAAACACTTTGCTCCGCCTAAGCCAAGTTATCGCACAAGAGGCTGGGGGGCTGGGGGAGGTCGCCGTACTCTCGGGCCCAAGCCATGCCGAAGAAGTTAGCCGTTTTTTACCTACCGCCATAGTCGCAGCTTCTACTAAAAGAAAGGTGGCGGAATTTGTCCAGGATTTATTTATGTCGCCCCATTTTAGGGTTTATACTAATCCCGATGTTTGCGGCGTCGAAATTGGCGGGGCTTTAAAAAATGTTATTGCCCTGGCCACCGGTATCGCAGACGGATTAGGTTTTGGCGATAATACCCGCGCTGCTTTAATGACCCGGGGCCTAACTGAGATTGCACGGCTTGGGGTCAGTTTAAAAGCGGAGCCTTTGACTTTTGCGGGTCTTACAGGAATTGGCGACTTGATAGTTACGTGCAGTAGCATGCATAGTAGAAATCGCAGGGCAGGTATGCAGCTGGGGCAAGGTATTCCCTTGGAGCAGGTTTTAGAAAATATGGGAATGGTAGTGGAAGGAGTTAAAACTACAAAAGCGGCAATGAGTTTGGCACGCAAATTAGGAGTAGAGATGCCTATTACTGCGGAAATATATAATGTGCTTTTTAGTGGCAAAGAGCCTTTGCAGAGTGTGACTGATTTGATGCAAAGACAGAAAACCCACGAGGTGGAAGAAGTAGTACATGGTAGCCGCATCTGGTAG
- the spoIVA gene encoding stage IV sporulation protein A, which yields MQKHDIFRDIAERTGGDIYLGFVGPVRTGKSTLIKRIMDLLVLPNIKNPNERDRARDELPQSGAGRTITTTEPKFIPNEAVEIVIKEGLQLKVRMVDCVGYKVEGALGYEEDDGPRMVRTPWFEEAITFQEAAEVGTRKVITDHSTIGLAVFTDGSIGDIPRENYLDAEERVIYELKEIKKPFVIILNSAHPEREDTLELANCLEEQYNVPVLPLNCAELTHEDVLHILEEALYEFPVTEVNVNLPRWIDELEANHWLRNSLEEAVREAVSKVTRLRDIDGVIEELAQHPNVEKVNLKNVDLGTGSTSIEMSSKEGLFYQVIEELTGYHIEGDHTLLKLMQELSVIKKDYDKVAYGLQEVRNVGYGMVLPTIEEMELQEPELIKQGRGFGVKLKATAPSYHLIRANITTEITPLIGTEKQCEDLVKYIMEEFEENPQKIWETNIFGKSLSDLVREGIQGKLYHMPENAQHKLQETLERIVNEGSGGLICIII from the coding sequence ATGCAAAAACACGATATCTTTCGTGATATTGCGGAGCGTACTGGAGGTGATATTTATCTCGGCTTCGTGGGTCCGGTGCGCACGGGGAAATCCACTCTCATCAAGCGAATTATGGATTTGCTAGTTTTGCCTAACATTAAAAATCCAAATGAACGGGACAGGGCAAGGGATGAACTGCCGCAAAGCGGAGCTGGGAGAACAATTACAACTACTGAACCCAAATTCATACCCAATGAAGCAGTAGAAATTGTTATTAAAGAAGGGCTGCAGCTAAAAGTTAGAATGGTTGACTGTGTCGGGTACAAGGTAGAAGGTGCATTAGGTTACGAAGAAGATGACGGCCCAAGAATGGTGCGTACCCCGTGGTTTGAAGAAGCCATTACTTTTCAAGAAGCTGCAGAGGTGGGAACGCGGAAAGTAATTACCGATCATTCAACGATAGGGTTAGCCGTTTTTACTGATGGCAGTATAGGGGATATCCCTAGGGAAAACTACCTTGATGCGGAAGAACGTGTTATATACGAATTAAAAGAAATTAAAAAACCCTTCGTAATTATTTTAAACTCAGCCCATCCAGAGAGGGAGGACACCCTAGAACTTGCCAATTGCTTGGAAGAGCAATATAATGTGCCTGTTCTTCCTTTAAACTGCGCTGAACTTACTCATGAAGATGTACTGCATATTCTGGAAGAAGCCCTTTATGAGTTTCCCGTGACCGAAGTCAATGTTAATTTGCCTAGATGGATAGATGAGTTAGAGGCAAACCATTGGCTGCGCAACAGTTTAGAAGAAGCTGTGCGTGAAGCAGTCAGTAAAGTAACCAGGCTACGGGATATTGATGGAGTGATCGAAGAATTGGCCCAGCATCCTAACGTGGAAAAAGTAAATTTGAAAAATGTGGATTTGGGCACAGGCAGCACTTCCATCGAAATGAGTTCAAAAGAAGGACTCTTTTATCAAGTAATAGAAGAACTTACAGGTTATCACATTGAAGGGGATCATACCCTTTTAAAATTAATGCAAGAGCTTAGCGTAATTAAAAAAGACTATGACAAAGTAGCCTATGGTCTGCAAGAAGTCAGGAACGTAGGGTACGGTATGGTCTTGCCAACCATAGAGGAAATGGAGCTTCAAGAACCTGAACTCATTAAACAGGGTAGAGGCTTTGGGGTTAAATTAAAGGCTACTGCGCCTTCTTATCATCTAATCAGGGCTAACATAACCACAGAAATTACTCCTTTGATAGGGACTGAAAAGCAATGCGAAGATTTAGTTAAATACATTATGGAAGAATTCGAAGAAAATCCGCAAAAGATTTGGGAAACAAACATCTTTGGCAAATCATTAAGTGATTTGGTGAGAGAAGGTATTCAAGGCAAACTCTACCACATGCCCGAAAATGCACAGCATAAATTGCAGGAGACATTGGAGCGGATTGTAAATGAAGGCAGCGGAGGTTTAATTTGTATTATTATTTGA
- a CDS encoding ACT domain-containing protein: MQRGSERFFLVSADILPEAIKKTAEVKEILTKKEAATINEAVEKVGISRSAYYKYKDGVFPIHAAGASKITTISLILEHRSGILSQVINTIAQFQGNILTINQSIPLQGVANVTISLETGNMLQSIEELLQGLKQINGVKKVEIIGNS, translated from the coding sequence ATGCAGCGTGGCAGCGAACGTTTTTTTCTGGTAAGCGCCGACATTTTACCGGAGGCTATTAAAAAGACGGCGGAAGTCAAAGAAATCCTTACAAAAAAAGAAGCAGCCACTATCAATGAAGCGGTCGAAAAAGTAGGGATATCCCGGAGCGCTTATTACAAATATAAAGACGGTGTTTTTCCCATTCATGCAGCTGGTGCCAGCAAGATCACCACAATTTCTTTAATTTTAGAGCATCGCTCAGGCATTTTATCTCAAGTAATCAACACAATTGCCCAGTTTCAAGGAAATATCCTTACTATTAATCAAAGCATTCCCTTACAAGGTGTGGCGAATGTTACCATTTCTTTGGAAACAGGTAATATGCTGCAAAGCATCGAGGAATTGCTGCAAGGCTTAAAACAAATAAACGGCGTCAAAAAAGTTGAAATAATAGGAAACAGTTAA
- a CDS encoding homoserine dehydrogenase encodes MMESIKVGLLGCGTVGGGVLKVLEKNRQSIASKVGTYLEVTKVLVKDKNKKRNGVCLHATLTTDPDDILNDHEIQIVIEVMGGIEPAKEYILKALRQGKSVVTANKDVMAAYGKELFNTAATANVDLRFEASVAGGIPIIGPLKESLAGNQINKIMGIINGTTNFILSKMSKQGSDFHEVLAEAQRLGYAEADPTADIEGLDAARKIAILASIAFNSRVTFPDVFAEGISKISASDITYAKELGYVVKLLGIAQENQGEVEARVHPVFIPSSHPLANVDDVYNAIYIEGDAVGDAMFFGRGAGELPTASAVVGDLIAVAKNINKSSFDRTYCTCFEHKRIKPIREIVSKYYLRLTVKDRPGVLAGIASVFGNQEVSLASVIQKRRQDDLAEIVMITHRVKEANLQDALSIIKGLSSVVEINNVIRVEAGAE; translated from the coding sequence ATCATGGAAAGCATTAAAGTAGGACTTCTGGGCTGTGGTACTGTTGGCGGCGGTGTGTTAAAGGTTTTAGAAAAAAACCGCCAGAGCATTGCTAGTAAAGTAGGAACTTACCTAGAGGTTACCAAGGTTTTAGTCAAAGATAAAAACAAAAAAAGAAATGGGGTTTGCTTACACGCTACACTGACGACTGACCCCGATGATATTTTAAATGACCATGAAATCCAGATTGTGATCGAAGTAATGGGGGGAATAGAACCTGCTAAAGAGTATATTTTAAAAGCCCTTCGTCAAGGCAAGAGTGTCGTTACTGCAAATAAGGATGTGATGGCGGCCTATGGGAAGGAACTGTTTAATACAGCTGCTACGGCTAATGTTGACCTAAGATTTGAGGCTAGCGTAGCTGGCGGTATCCCTATTATTGGCCCTTTGAAAGAATCGCTGGCAGGCAACCAAATAAATAAAATTATGGGTATTATAAACGGTACAACGAATTTTATTTTAAGTAAAATGAGCAAGCAAGGCAGTGATTTTCACGAGGTTTTGGCTGAAGCTCAGCGGTTGGGATATGCAGAAGCTGATCCTACTGCAGATATAGAAGGATTGGATGCAGCAAGAAAAATTGCCATATTAGCATCTATTGCTTTTAATTCAAGGGTTACATTTCCCGATGTTTTCGCAGAGGGTATCAGTAAAATTTCGGCTAGCGATATCACCTATGCCAAAGAACTGGGTTATGTTGTAAAACTGTTGGGGATAGCCCAAGAAAATCAGGGCGAAGTGGAAGCCAGGGTTCATCCTGTATTTATACCAAGCAGCCATCCTCTGGCCAACGTTGATGATGTTTATAATGCTATCTACATTGAGGGAGATGCAGTGGGTGATGCGATGTTTTTTGGGCGGGGAGCAGGAGAGCTTCCTACCGCCAGCGCTGTGGTGGGCGATTTGATAGCGGTAGCCAAGAATATTAATAAAAGCAGTTTTGACCGAACTTACTGCACCTGTTTTGAACATAAGAGAATCAAACCGATTAGGGAAATTGTTTCCAAGTACTATTTGCGTTTGACTGTTAAAGACCGGCCAGGGGTATTGGCAGGTATAGCAAGCGTTTTCGGTAATCAAGAGGTAAGCCTTGCTTCGGTGATACAAAAAAGAAGGCAAGATGATCTTGCAGAAATTGTAATGATTACTCACCGGGTTAAAGAGGCAAATTTGCAGGACGCACTGAGTATTATCAAGGGGTTATCATCTGTTGTGGAAATAAATAATGTAATTAGGGTAGAAGCGGGAGCGGAATAA
- the thrB gene encoding homoserine kinase, with protein MVTVRVPATTANLGPGFDTMGLALNLYNYIELTEVASGLCIDVEGEGSDVIPKTTSNIVYRAVMAVFEKCGYHPRGLKIKLRNFIPVARGMGSSAAALVGGVYAANALAGNPLSGDEMLQIAASFEGHPDNVAPALFGGIVISVMAQEQVIFRRITPPAELSAIVAIPDFPLATKIARQVLPDNVPIKDAVFNIGHSALLVLAFVKNDYELLGQAMQDRIHQPYRLDLIPGMEEVFDAAIAAGALGVALSGAGPTLIAFTRGSQEAVGKAMQQAFNKHNISCSIKTLRPVRKGAEIVAEEMEDGQNGYCCTEVWG; from the coding sequence ATGGTAACGGTCAGGGTGCCGGCTACAACTGCAAATTTAGGCCCGGGCTTTGATACCATGGGGCTGGCATTGAACTTATATAATTATATAGAGTTAACGGAGGTTGCCAGTGGTCTCTGCATTGATGTAGAAGGCGAGGGGAGCGATGTAATTCCTAAAACTACTAGCAATATTGTCTATAGGGCAGTTATGGCAGTTTTTGAGAAGTGCGGCTATCATCCGAGGGGCTTAAAAATAAAATTACGCAACTTTATTCCTGTGGCCAGAGGCATGGGGAGCAGCGCTGCAGCATTGGTAGGCGGGGTTTACGCGGCCAATGCGCTGGCTGGAAATCCTTTATCCGGTGATGAAATGTTGCAGATAGCAGCCAGTTTTGAAGGCCATCCGGATAATGTAGCCCCAGCTTTATTTGGAGGAATTGTGATTAGCGTCATGGCACAGGAGCAAGTAATTTTCCGCCGGATTACACCCCCTGCAGAATTGAGCGCTATCGTGGCCATTCCTGATTTTCCCCTGGCCACCAAAATTGCGCGTCAAGTTTTGCCTGACAACGTTCCGATAAAAGATGCAGTTTTTAATATTGGACACTCTGCCCTTTTAGTATTAGCATTTGTCAAAAATGATTACGAACTGTTAGGGCAGGCAATGCAGGATAGAATTCACCAGCCTTATAGGTTGGATCTAATTCCTGGTATGGAGGAAGTGTTTGACGCAGCTATCGCGGCGGGTGCGTTGGGTGTAGCCTTAAGCGGGGCTGGTCCTACACTAATAGCTTTTACCCGTGGCTCTCAAGAAGCAGTGGGAAAAGCCATGCAGCAGGCTTTTAATAAGCATAATATTTCATGTAGCATAAAAACATTGCGACCGGTTAGAAAAGGTGCAGAAATAGTGGCTGAAGAGATGGAGGATGGTCAAAATGGGTATTGTTGTACAGAAGTTTGGGGGTAG